In one Arenibacter antarcticus genomic region, the following are encoded:
- the era gene encoding GTPase Era, which translates to MSHKAGYVNIIGNPNVGKSTLMNAFVGEKLSIITSKAQTTRHRILGIVNGDDFQMVLSDTPGIIKPAYGLQSSMMDFVKSAFEDADVLVYMVEIGEKALKDERFFEKIKNSSIPVLLLLNKIDISEQGVLEEQVQYWQEQLPTAEIHPISALQNFNVKEVFLRILELLPVGPAYYPKDQLTDKPERFFVNETIREKILQFYKKEIPYAVEIETEEFFEDEKIIRMRSVIMVERDSQKGIIIGHKGAALKRVGVEARKDLEKFFDKQVHLELYVKVNKNWRNDPNQLKRFGYNN; encoded by the coding sequence ATGTCTCATAAAGCCGGTTATGTAAATATTATAGGGAATCCCAATGTTGGGAAATCTACGCTGATGAATGCCTTTGTTGGGGAGAAGTTATCTATAATAACCTCCAAGGCGCAAACTACCCGGCACCGGATTTTGGGTATTGTAAACGGAGACGATTTTCAAATGGTTCTTTCCGATACTCCAGGAATTATTAAGCCAGCCTATGGACTGCAGTCCTCTATGATGGATTTTGTGAAATCAGCCTTTGAGGATGCTGATGTTTTGGTCTATATGGTGGAGATTGGGGAAAAGGCATTAAAGGACGAACGTTTTTTTGAAAAAATTAAAAATAGTTCCATTCCCGTACTTTTATTGTTGAACAAGATCGATATTTCCGAACAAGGAGTATTAGAAGAACAAGTGCAATACTGGCAAGAACAGTTGCCTACGGCGGAGATTCACCCCATATCTGCTCTACAGAATTTTAATGTAAAGGAAGTATTTCTCAGGATTCTGGAATTATTGCCAGTGGGACCGGCATACTATCCCAAAGACCAGCTAACTGATAAGCCGGAACGCTTTTTTGTTAATGAGACTATAAGGGAGAAAATTCTACAGTTTTACAAAAAGGAAATTCCATATGCGGTAGAAATAGAGACCGAGGAATTTTTCGAGGACGAAAAGATTATACGAATGCGTTCCGTGATTATGGTGGAGCGCGATTCCCAAAAAGGCATTATCATAGGTCATAAAGGGGCTGCACTAAAAAGAGTAGGTGTAGAGGCAAGGAAGGATCTGGAGAAATTCTTTGACAAACAGGTGCACTTGGAGCTTTATGTGAAAGTGAACAAAAATTGGAGAAACGACCCTAATCAATTAAAACGATTTGGGTATAACAATTAA
- a CDS encoding GTP-binding protein gives MELFKNTEEPPFVVKCMDHHVFIKFNKVESNFWSPQLQIEIVDHVAGKSTLYGLFGPNPTLWTFFMFVHFVVATLFIILGVWAYSSHALGKSYELQMGLMALMIALWIVLYFFGRNGKRKGNDQMQQLNDYMMRQLGHHVISPS, from the coding sequence TTGGAATTATTCAAAAATACTGAAGAACCTCCCTTTGTTGTGAAGTGTATGGATCATCATGTTTTTATTAAGTTCAATAAAGTGGAATCTAATTTTTGGTCGCCCCAATTACAGATCGAGATTGTTGACCACGTAGCGGGAAAAAGCACCCTTTACGGCCTGTTTGGCCCTAATCCAACCTTGTGGACCTTTTTTATGTTTGTACATTTTGTGGTAGCCACCCTGTTTATCATATTAGGAGTCTGGGCATATTCTAGTCATGCTTTGGGTAAATCCTACGAGCTACAAATGGGGCTTATGGCCCTTATGATAGCTTTATGGATCGTCCTGTATTTCTTTGGCAGGAACGGAAAAAGAAAGGGAAATGATCAAATGCAACAATTAAATGATTATATGATGCGCCAACTGGGACACCATGTCATTTCCCCCTCCTAA
- a CDS encoding OmpA family protein codes for MNNKTTKKKSLLFAGSLKLTLKGLIIGAMILTGIEAPLQAQEVEYSRPSWYFGLAGGANFNFYDGSTQQLNANFTPATTFHKGSGIGLFLAPSIEFYRPDTRFGVILQAGLDSRKGDFDQQLTDCNCPADLSTDLSYFTVEPSLRFAPFKSNFYLYGGPRFAFNLDKGFTYQQGINPNFPNQVAPADVEGDFSDVEKTIISVQVGAGYDVPLSKTTSKTQLVLSPFVAFQPYFGQYPRSIETWNITTIRAGVVLKLGAGEKVSAKVEEEVVLMVPKAEFTVISPLNVPGELRVTETFPLRNYIYFEKESTAISKRYVLLNKDQVKDFKEEQVEVFVPNIELAGRSKREMTVYYNILNILGDRMGKNPASTIVLVGSSEKGSTEGKLMAESVQKYLVEVFAVNTARIAIEGRDKPKIPSLKPGATKELTLLQEGDRRVSIESNSPALLMEFRSGPAAPLKPVVLVGVQEAPIDSYVTFKAVTEDEAFTSWKMEITDKDGTVQNFGPYTQEEVSLPGKSILGTNPEGDYRMKMIGTTKNGDVITKESSAHIVLWTPSKIEEGMRFSILNEFDDESAIAMYDKYLTEIVAPKIANNAKVIIHGYTDIIGEEDYNLKLSLKRANNVKTILQRAVSKLGTTGVTFETAGLGENSNAAPFGNKLPEERAYNRTVIIDVVLQK; via the coding sequence ATGAATAATAAAACAACAAAAAAAAAGAGTTTGCTTTTTGCCGGCTCCCTTAAACTTACCCTGAAAGGCCTTATTATAGGTGCCATGATTTTAACAGGGATTGAAGCGCCGCTTCAAGCACAGGAAGTAGAATACTCAAGACCTTCTTGGTACTTCGGTTTAGCAGGTGGTGCGAATTTTAATTTCTATGATGGTTCAACTCAGCAGTTGAATGCCAATTTTACACCTGCCACTACTTTTCATAAAGGTTCAGGTATTGGACTTTTTCTTGCCCCCAGTATAGAATTTTACCGTCCTGATACCAGATTCGGGGTTATTTTACAAGCCGGTTTAGACAGCCGTAAAGGGGATTTCGACCAACAGTTGACCGATTGTAATTGTCCGGCCGACTTGTCAACCGACTTAAGCTATTTTACAGTGGAGCCTAGTTTGCGGTTCGCGCCATTTAAGTCTAATTTTTATTTATATGGTGGCCCACGATTTGCTTTCAACTTAGACAAAGGATTTACATACCAACAAGGTATAAATCCAAATTTCCCTAATCAGGTTGCTCCAGCAGATGTAGAAGGCGATTTTAGTGATGTGGAAAAAACGATTATCTCTGTACAAGTTGGTGCAGGTTATGATGTTCCTTTGTCTAAAACAACTAGCAAAACACAATTGGTGCTTTCACCTTTTGTAGCTTTTCAACCATATTTTGGCCAATATCCACGTTCAATAGAAACTTGGAACATAACTACAATAAGAGCTGGGGTTGTTCTTAAACTTGGGGCTGGAGAAAAAGTTTCAGCGAAAGTGGAAGAGGAAGTTGTCTTAATGGTTCCCAAAGCTGAATTTACGGTTATCTCTCCATTGAACGTTCCTGGAGAACTTAGAGTAACAGAAACATTCCCTTTACGTAACTATATCTATTTCGAAAAAGAATCTACAGCTATCTCAAAACGCTATGTATTATTGAACAAGGATCAGGTAAAAGACTTTAAAGAAGAGCAAGTTGAAGTGTTTGTGCCAAATATAGAATTGGCAGGTCGTTCAAAACGTGAAATGACGGTTTATTACAATATTTTAAATATTCTTGGCGATCGTATGGGAAAAAATCCTGCCTCAACAATTGTTTTGGTTGGATCTTCAGAAAAAGGTTCAACAGAAGGAAAACTAATGGCAGAATCTGTTCAAAAATACTTGGTGGAGGTATTTGCTGTTAATACTGCAAGAATTGCGATTGAAGGAAGGGACAAACCAAAAATTCCATCATTGAAACCAGGTGCTACAAAAGAATTGACACTTCTTCAAGAAGGTGACCGTAGAGTTTCTATTGAAAGTAATTCTCCTGCTTTATTAATGGAATTCCGTAGCGGTCCTGCTGCACCACTAAAGCCGGTAGTACTTGTAGGAGTCCAGGAAGCACCAATTGATAGTTACGTAACTTTTAAAGCTGTAACAGAAGATGAAGCGTTTACTTCTTGGAAAATGGAGATTACGGATAAAGACGGAACGGTACAAAATTTCGGTCCTTATACACAAGAAGAAGTGAGTCTTCCCGGAAAATCCATTTTAGGAACAAATCCTGAAGGAGACTACAGAATGAAAATGATCGGCACAACCAAAAATGGCGATGTTATAACTAAAGAATCTTCTGCACACATTGTGCTTTGGACACCTTCTAAAATTGAAGAAGGAATGAGATTCAGCATTCTTAATGAATTTGATGACGAGAGTGCAATTGCAATGTATGATAAATATCTTACAGAGATCGTGGCTCCTAAAATTGCAAATAATGCAAAAGTTATTATCCACGGTTATACAGACATTATTGGTGAGGAAGACTATAACTTAAAACTGTCTTTAAAAAGAGCTAATAATGTTAAAACCATTTTGCAAAGAGCCGTGTCTAAATTAGGCACAACTGGTGTAACATTTGAAACTGCCGGATTGGGCGAAAATTCAAACGCAGCTCCTTTTGGAAATAAACTCCCAGAAGAAAGAGCTTATAACCGTACTGTTATTATTGATGTTGTTCTACAAAAATAA
- a CDS encoding neutral/alkaline non-lysosomal ceramidase N-terminal domain-containing protein, translating into MDSLKIKLSLAQPNLKKFFNGNTRICCVRAFITVFLLLISIQSMAANPSVQDELLVRPESNGSLRLNAEKGKAIGPEIKYMPEWKAFGWFTAKDRVEWSVLVEKSGEYEVFLEWSVSDIEAGKPFVFRAGSKDLKNNVAKSGSWETFKSKKIGNVHLSAGQQLMVFKPDSKFKKGALLDLREIKLVPIETKVGAQKLTTEKEFRAAVVKKSITPSDSQYLLGYGERKSESVHDSIFHRIVAMDDGEKQFFIVSTDICLFSPSEYDKVADKLQKQHGIEPIDIWWTVTHTHSAPEVGVPGIYGTYMGERIQHEVDPAYTAMVEQKLIDGILEARKNLEPAGLGVGWGFSQANINRRALDIDGKASLGMNPDGAVDRRIGLIRIDREDGSPLALISNYAIHGTVLGHGNLKISGDAPGIVSEYVEQKIGAPVLFINGAAGNLAPIYSTYPTPGSGHLGQFRVLLGDKIIEANQRILSTTNVVKLNSGAMVVETPRKLGLGWPSDLGNYTRTTNDGLNIVRLPIRFLNINDDVAIWSAPLELFNEISNEIRDRSPFPFTFYFGYTNGWLGYLPTSSAWQHGGYEVETVSPFTSTAEIELKEAVLGYLSGL; encoded by the coding sequence ATGGATTCTCTAAAAATAAAACTGTCATTAGCACAACCAAACTTAAAAAAGTTCTTTAACGGGAATACAAGAATCTGTTGTGTCAGGGCCTTTATCACTGTTTTTTTACTGTTGATTTCAATCCAGTCCATGGCTGCAAATCCATCCGTGCAAGATGAATTGTTGGTCAGGCCAGAATCCAATGGCTCGTTAAGGTTAAATGCGGAAAAGGGAAAGGCTATAGGTCCTGAGATTAAATATATGCCAGAATGGAAAGCTTTCGGTTGGTTTACGGCAAAGGACAGGGTAGAATGGAGTGTATTGGTGGAAAAAAGTGGCGAATACGAGGTGTTTTTGGAATGGTCCGTATCGGATATTGAAGCTGGTAAGCCATTTGTTTTTAGGGCGGGAAGCAAGGATTTAAAAAATAATGTGGCTAAATCCGGGTCATGGGAGACCTTTAAAAGTAAAAAAATAGGGAATGTCCATCTATCGGCAGGCCAGCAATTGATGGTTTTTAAGCCGGATTCCAAATTTAAGAAAGGTGCGCTGTTGGATTTACGGGAAATAAAATTAGTCCCTATTGAAACGAAAGTTGGGGCGCAGAAGTTGACCACAGAAAAGGAATTTAGAGCGGCCGTTGTTAAAAAAAGTATCACGCCATCGGATAGCCAGTATCTTCTTGGCTATGGAGAACGGAAATCGGAGAGTGTTCACGACAGTATTTTTCATCGGATCGTTGCCATGGATGACGGTGAAAAACAATTCTTTATCGTATCGACAGATATTTGCCTGTTTTCCCCATCGGAATATGATAAAGTTGCGGATAAGCTCCAGAAACAACATGGAATAGAGCCCATTGATATATGGTGGACGGTTACCCATACCCACTCGGCACCTGAAGTGGGAGTGCCAGGTATTTATGGTACGTATATGGGTGAACGAATTCAACACGAGGTTGACCCCGCTTATACTGCCATGGTGGAACAGAAATTAATTGATGGTATCTTAGAAGCCAGAAAGAACCTTGAGCCAGCGGGCTTAGGTGTTGGCTGGGGCTTCTCACAAGCAAATATTAACCGTAGGGCTTTAGATATTGATGGGAAGGCTTCCCTTGGCATGAACCCTGATGGGGCTGTTGATCGGCGTATTGGGCTGATTCGAATAGATAGGGAAGATGGGAGCCCTCTGGCCCTTATCTCCAATTATGCAATTCATGGAACGGTTTTGGGACATGGTAATTTGAAAATTAGTGGTGATGCCCCCGGAATTGTCTCCGAGTATGTGGAGCAAAAGATTGGAGCACCGGTGCTCTTTATCAACGGTGCCGCTGGTAATCTGGCCCCAATATATAGTACCTACCCAACACCTGGCTCTGGCCATTTAGGGCAATTTCGCGTACTCCTAGGAGACAAAATTATTGAAGCGAACCAAAGGATTTTATCAACCACCAATGTGGTGAAATTAAATTCTGGAGCAATGGTGGTCGAAACCCCTCGAAAACTTGGTCTTGGATGGCCATCCGACCTCGGAAACTACACAAGGACGACGAATGATGGATTAAATATAGTGCGACTTCCAATTCGTTTCTTAAATATCAACGATGATGTGGCCATATGGAGTGCTCCCTTAGAGCTGTTCAATGAAATATCGAACGAAATACGGGATCGTTCTCCTTTCCCTTTCACGTTTTATTTTGGGTACACCAACGGCTGGCTCGGCTATTTGCCCACTTCGTCCGCTTGGCAACACGGAGGTTACGAAGTAGAAACAGTTTCTCCCTTTACATCAACTGCAGAAATTGAACTTAAAGAGGCGGTTTTGGGGTATTTATCAGGGTTGTAA
- a CDS encoding ice-binding family protein, whose protein sequence is MITRKLLTTFAVAFVLLFSGCADDDFEQIDGVCPLVISTTPENLATGVPLSQIITATFNEKMNPLTISEASFTVGSGTLINGTVTYTDSTAVFTPSSLLDENTEYTGTIKTVVKDFRGNALQEDYVWTFVTVPPSPEFSVVLSSNPALGGVTAGDGLFDEGTAVAVTATANTGYTFVNWTLAGVEVSTNANYTFTLNANTTLVANFDINTYTLVVTAQNGTVEIVPNQITYDFGDTVLLNPMPDPGYEFSSWSGDATGNNDPLNVLMDTDKNITANFSVIPPVACTPAIDLGTAANYVILAESGISTTGTTSITGNMGISPAAATFITGFGLSYAAGSTFSTSSLVNGKIYAPGYANPTPSNLTTAVDNVRTAFTTGNGLAPGTTELLAGNLNGQTLAAGVYKWSTGVSITNGITLDGGGDPCAMFVFQIAQELTVADNAIITLANGASADNIYWVVAGSGAILGTTVQFQGNILSKTLISLNTGTTVNGRLLAQTAVTLDANSVVKP, encoded by the coding sequence ATGATCACTAGAAAATTACTTACAACATTCGCAGTTGCATTTGTTCTTTTGTTTTCAGGTTGTGCAGACGATGATTTCGAACAAATCGATGGTGTTTGCCCACTTGTTATTTCGACTACCCCCGAGAACCTTGCCACAGGAGTACCTCTAAGCCAGATTATTACAGCAACTTTCAATGAGAAAATGAACCCTTTAACAATTTCAGAGGCTTCATTTACAGTTGGATCTGGTACATTGATAAATGGAACTGTTACCTATACCGATTCAACGGCTGTTTTTACGCCTTCATCACTTCTTGATGAAAACACGGAATATACCGGTACAATTAAAACAGTGGTTAAAGATTTCAGAGGAAATGCTTTGCAGGAAGATTATGTTTGGACATTTGTCACTGTTCCCCCTTCACCAGAGTTTTCTGTCGTACTATCATCAAATCCAGCTCTTGGCGGCGTAACTGCTGGAGATGGCCTATTTGACGAAGGTACTGCTGTAGCTGTAACAGCAACTGCAAATACAGGGTATACTTTTGTGAACTGGACATTGGCTGGAGTTGAAGTTTCAACCAATGCAAATTATACATTTACATTAAATGCAAACACTACCTTGGTTGCGAATTTTGATATTAACACTTATACATTAGTTGTGACCGCTCAAAACGGTACGGTTGAAATTGTTCCCAATCAAATAACTTATGACTTTGGAGATACCGTACTACTTAATCCTATGCCAGATCCGGGATATGAATTTAGCTCTTGGAGCGGAGATGCCACTGGAAATAACGATCCATTAAATGTACTTATGGATACTGATAAAAATATCACGGCAAATTTCAGTGTAATTCCACCCGTTGCTTGTACCCCTGCAATAGATTTGGGAACTGCCGCCAATTACGTGATATTGGCTGAATCAGGAATATCTACTACAGGTACAACTTCTATTACTGGCAATATGGGAATAAGCCCTGCAGCAGCAACTTTTATAACCGGATTTGGCTTAAGTTATGCCGCTGGAAGTACTTTCTCAACTTCAAGTTTAGTAAACGGAAAAATTTACGCTCCTGGTTATGCAAACCCAACGCCTTCTAATTTAACCACAGCTGTAGACAATGTGCGTACTGCATTTACCACAGGGAATGGGTTGGCCCCAGGCACAACTGAACTGTTGGCCGGTAATCTTAATGGCCAAACTTTGGCAGCAGGGGTTTACAAATGGAGTACGGGAGTTTCTATAACAAATGGCATTACATTGGACGGTGGTGGTGATCCTTGCGCGATGTTCGTATTCCAAATTGCCCAAGAACTTACAGTAGCGGATAATGCTATTATTACTTTAGCAAATGGCGCAAGCGCAGATAATATTTACTGGGTAGTAGCAGGGTCAGGCGCTATACTTGGAACAACTGTCCAGTTCCAAGGAAATATCTTATCTAAAACTTTAATATCCTTGAATACAGGAACAACCGTTAATGGTAGATTATTAGCACAAACTGCGGTTACATTGGACGCAAACAGTGTTGTTAAACCTTAA
- a CDS encoding right-handed parallel beta-helix repeat-containing protein, translating into MNTNYKVYLGIFFLMFCLPFIASGQAKKSDCKIIKATEFGAFPNDEKDDTEALRRAVRSAASYLECAILYIEPGIYHISDPLALKIQEEAMSGKLGANPQDKLFIPNQEYAIGLDFEGAENLVIEAAGVQLLCDGWMEPLSFRNAKNITLNGITIDYKRRPNNQGEVMALGSDYVEVCFTDKEMLQHEQVVLRIMVFDKEKNAFTGAGVYHEKMEFVAPNTVRFYGKKIRNQSGIGNMLLTFSGYHYRPAILIYKTQNIELNHVTIHSQAGMGIVGHLSENITMNHLRVVPSEGRYASTNTDATHFATNRGLIRFNGCEFAGQGDDATNVHTYYVSITNTSKEGYYDIMVDRNNYTHSSYLDEPTEGDIMALVDKNTMDELDYVRVRRFWSYPLQDKVRIQFDGTLPEKIEDYYLINISASPRLEFVNNTIRSHRARSVLVKTRKVLIQDNSFENTTGTAIHLGVEGDWGEGPASEDVVISGNEFTNCGLGGANDGTLDGASAIALHVKAKNTSVQGLHKRILIYDNTIDGGQHAIVVRGSEDVTLRNNVFKNIDGDPIIIGSSKRVSAFDNKGAETLNTDVNVPILPNL; encoded by the coding sequence ATGAATACTAATTACAAAGTTTATTTAGGAATCTTTTTTTTAATGTTTTGTCTTCCTTTCATTGCAAGTGGGCAAGCTAAGAAATCAGATTGCAAAATCATAAAGGCAACAGAATTCGGTGCCTTTCCCAATGATGAAAAGGATGATACGGAGGCTCTTAGACGTGCTGTAAGATCAGCAGCATCTTACCTAGAATGTGCCATTTTGTATATTGAACCAGGGATTTACCACATATCGGATCCACTAGCATTAAAGATCCAAGAGGAGGCCATGTCAGGGAAATTAGGCGCAAATCCCCAGGACAAATTGTTCATTCCCAATCAGGAATATGCCATTGGTCTTGATTTTGAAGGAGCAGAAAATCTGGTCATTGAGGCTGCAGGGGTGCAATTGTTATGTGATGGTTGGATGGAGCCACTTTCGTTTCGGAATGCCAAAAACATAACCTTAAACGGCATTACTATAGATTACAAACGAAGACCCAACAATCAAGGAGAAGTTATGGCCCTAGGGAGCGACTATGTTGAGGTGTGTTTTACAGACAAGGAGATGCTGCAGCATGAACAGGTTGTATTGCGTATCATGGTGTTCGATAAAGAGAAAAATGCCTTTACCGGGGCAGGAGTCTATCACGAGAAAATGGAATTCGTGGCTCCCAATACTGTGCGTTTTTATGGAAAGAAGATTAGGAATCAATCGGGAATAGGAAATATGCTGCTCACCTTTTCTGGGTATCATTATCGTCCAGCCATTTTAATTTATAAGACCCAAAATATTGAATTGAACCATGTAACCATACATTCCCAAGCGGGAATGGGAATTGTGGGGCATCTCAGTGAAAACATTACCATGAATCACTTAAGGGTAGTGCCTTCTGAGGGGCGTTATGCCTCTACCAATACCGATGCCACCCATTTTGCCACGAACAGGGGGTTAATTAGGTTTAATGGTTGTGAGTTTGCTGGTCAGGGTGATGATGCCACCAATGTGCACACCTATTATGTTTCCATTACCAATACGTCAAAAGAAGGATATTACGATATTATGGTCGATAGAAATAATTATACCCATTCTTCTTATCTAGATGAACCTACGGAAGGTGATATAATGGCTTTAGTCGATAAAAATACAATGGATGAATTGGATTACGTTAGGGTAAGACGATTTTGGTCCTATCCTTTGCAGGACAAGGTTAGGATTCAATTTGATGGAACGCTACCTGAAAAAATAGAAGATTACTACCTAATTAATATATCGGCCTCACCAAGATTGGAGTTTGTCAATAATACGATCCGTTCCCACAGGGCAAGGTCGGTTTTAGTAAAGACCCGTAAGGTGTTGATCCAGGACAATTCTTTTGAAAATACGACCGGCACCGCTATACACTTGGGTGTAGAAGGTGATTGGGGTGAGGGACCAGCCTCTGAAGATGTGGTTATAAGCGGCAATGAATTTACCAATTGTGGTTTAGGCGGTGCCAATGACGGCACTTTAGACGGTGCATCGGCAATTGCACTTCATGTAAAGGCCAAAAACACCAGCGTGCAGGGATTGCATAAGCGTATATTGATATATGATAATACTATTGATGGTGGGCAACATGCCATTGTCGTTAGAGGTTCAGAGGATGTGACCCTAAGAAACAATGTTTTTAAAAATATTGATGGAGATCCAATTATAATTGGCTCATCAAAACGTGTTAGTGCATTTGATAACAAGGGTGCTGAGACATTGAATACGGATGTTAATGTTCCGATACTACCAAATTTATAA
- a CDS encoding Na+/H+ antiporter NhaC family protein: MDNYGFLSILPPVIAIVLALRTKQVYIALLFGIWFSWIIINDWNFLTGTFATVEGLVNVFKSPGNTRTIMFSALVGALLLFIQYSKGVEGFINVLNKVIAYFEKKQSGYSRVVVQLMALITGLLLFVETSISSLTVGTLYRPVFDKLNIPREKLAYIADSSSAPSSILIPFNAWGAFIMGLLLTQGIEDPFGTMLSSMVYNFYPILAILFVFVVIISKKDIGPMAKAEKRTRETGKLMNDNAQPMLSSTVTSFESKKGIKAKAYNMVVPLATMVVMMPVYLAYTGWGAIDNSGSFGDNLFKAIGNGSGSSSVLYAVLTAIIVAMVLYRSQAIMKTKEMVDLVLKGISELMPLALLMLLAFAIGDACNELGTGEFIANWSKDWLSPAFLPALIFVISSFIAFSTGTSWGTFAIVMAISVPMAEIHAAPLSLVVAATLGGGIFGDHCSPISDTSIISSMASGSDHIDHINTQLPYALIGGLITVVLYIILGLIII; this comes from the coding sequence ATGGATAACTATGGTTTTCTCTCAATTTTACCTCCTGTCATTGCTATTGTATTGGCGCTCAGAACAAAACAAGTTTATATAGCCCTGCTTTTTGGAATTTGGTTTTCTTGGATTATAATCAATGATTGGAATTTTTTGACAGGTACCTTTGCCACCGTAGAAGGGCTGGTCAATGTTTTTAAATCCCCGGGAAATACAAGGACCATTATGTTCAGTGCGCTGGTGGGGGCTTTGCTGTTGTTTATCCAATACTCCAAAGGAGTTGAGGGTTTTATTAACGTTCTAAATAAAGTGATTGCCTATTTTGAGAAAAAGCAAAGTGGATACAGTAGGGTAGTAGTGCAGCTTATGGCTTTGATAACAGGGCTCCTTTTGTTTGTTGAGACTAGTATTAGCTCTTTAACTGTAGGTACGCTATATCGGCCCGTATTTGATAAACTAAATATACCAAGAGAAAAACTGGCCTATATTGCAGATTCCAGTTCTGCGCCTTCGTCTATATTAATCCCTTTTAATGCCTGGGGCGCCTTTATAATGGGGCTGTTGCTTACGCAAGGGATAGAGGATCCCTTTGGGACTATGCTTTCTTCTATGGTATATAATTTTTACCCCATTCTTGCTATACTGTTTGTGTTTGTGGTAATTATTTCCAAAAAAGATATTGGACCCATGGCCAAAGCTGAAAAACGGACGCGGGAAACGGGAAAATTGATGAACGACAATGCCCAACCTATGTTATCCAGTACGGTAACCTCCTTTGAGTCAAAAAAAGGGATCAAGGCAAAGGCGTACAATATGGTAGTGCCATTGGCAACCATGGTGGTAATGATGCCCGTTTATTTGGCATATACAGGTTGGGGTGCTATAGATAATTCGGGTTCCTTTGGGGATAATCTTTTTAAAGCCATTGGTAACGGATCTGGTTCATCGTCCGTTTTGTACGCCGTACTTACCGCAATTATAGTGGCCATGGTGCTGTATAGGTCTCAGGCAATTATGAAAACCAAGGAGATGGTGGATTTGGTCCTAAAAGGGATTAGTGAACTGATGCCCTTGGCCCTCTTAATGTTGTTAGCCTTTGCGATAGGTGATGCCTGTAACGAATTAGGGACCGGGGAGTTTATTGCCAATTGGTCTAAAGATTGGTTGTCTCCCGCCTTTTTACCTGCCCTTATTTTTGTCATTAGCTCTTTTATCGCATTTTCAACCGGGACGTCTTGGGGTACGTTTGCTATTGTGATGGCAATTTCCGTGCCTATGGCGGAAATACATGCTGCACCATTGTCGTTAGTGGTGGCTGCCACTCTTGGGGGAGGGATATTTGGTGATCACTGTTCCCCAATATCGGATACCTCCATAATTTCTTCCATGGCTTCCGGTAGTGACCATATAGACCATATTAATACACAGTTGCCTTATGCGCTGATTGGCGGATTAATCACAGTGGTCCTTTATATAATTTTAGGGTTAATTATAATTTAA